DNA from Leptospira bandrabouensis:
ATCTAGTATATTCTGCCATTCTATCTCCCATTTAAATTATCGGGATTTGTTGCATTAGATTCTTGAACCTACCAAATAAAATTTTTCGGTTAGCGCATAACGAAAATTGACTTAGCTCAAACTGGTCTCTAGTTGTTATAGAATTCTACCAAATTGGATTGGATCTCAAAGAATATACAAGAGTATTGAAACAAAACTGAAATGTTTAGGATTCAACACCAAAAGGTCTAAGAGTTTTTTGTATTTCCAAAATCCTTTGCAAAGTGCAAATCACAGGTAATCCAAAGAGCTTCCACATAAAGATTTCTCACAAAATTCGAGAACGCATAGTGCTGGCAAAATGCATTCTAGGACCTTGTACCGTCACAGGGATTATGAGTAAAAATGATGATGAATCCAAAAGAATACAAAAAATCTTAAAAGGCAATAATTTCTTTTTTTTCCTTATCTTCCCATGTCTTATACTAAATTAGATAAAATATTAAATAGTATACGTAAAGAAACTGCACTCTTGTATAAACGAGAAGAAAATAAAACATCTCGATCTGGTTTGATAAATATCTTTTTCGAAAGCAGAAACAACAAAACAAGAGCAGAATAGAATTTGTTATTTTTTAGCATCACCGAATGAGTTTGATCCTGAACAAATTAATCATCTATCCAGGAAATAGAGAAGTCTATTTTTCTACTTAAATAATGGAAATACACCTTAAACGATATATGTTTTTTTTCATTGCACAAATAACAACAAACTCGTGAAAAGTTTTTATAATTGTATCTCTATATCGGTAACAGGAAAGGCAACACAAGAGTGAATCCATCCGAACTTTTTATCAGACTTTCGAATTTTAGCTTCGGGAGGACTGAATACTTCTCCTGATTTTAGTTTCACTCGGCACAAACTACATTCACCCGATCGACAAGCATTCTCGGTAAAATATCCATTTCTTTCTAAACTATTCAGAAGAGGTTCTCCAACTTTCGCTTGGAAAGTTTGGTGATCTCCTACTTTGACTTTTACTTCCTTTGTAAGAAGAATAGAATTCGGCCAACCTTCCATTATGTCGGGTCTTGGTGGTGGGCCATTACTTTCAATTAAGATCCGCCCCGATTTAACTCCAAGTTCAGAAAGAAGTTTTCCTACATGTTCATTAAAAGGAGTGGGGCCACAAACATAATACATTTTTGATGGAGCGTTTTGAAGTAAGGTTTGTAATGTTGTAAAATCCAATCGACCACGGTATCCTTTAAAATTTTGACCGACTTCCCGAGAAAGGAACTCGGTCAAAATAAAGTTTTGATGAACCGAAGCTAAGTTACGAAGTTCATCAATAAAAATGACATCATCTTCATAACTATTAGAGTAAATGATATGGAATCGAAAATTTTTGTCCGATGCCAAAAACGATTTTAACATACTCATTGCAGGAGCAATCCCTGATCCACCAGCAAGGAATACCAAATCAAAACCATGGAAGAGAGGATTGTGATGAAACGAACCCATTGGTCCGCTAGATTCAAATTCTTGTCCAACCTTTACATCATCCAACAAATATGGACTCACAAATCCACCTTCTGCTCGTTTGATGGTCAGTTCATACGAATTTAAATCATTTGGTGAAGAAGAAATCGAATAAGGTCTCGCAGTGAGAACACCCGAAAGAGAAACAAATAAATTGATATACTGCCCGGCCTGGAAGGGAGGTAATTTTTTTCCATCAACCGAAACCATTTTTAAGGTTTTTGTTGAAACTGTATCTACACGAATTTCTTCTACACGAAGGTTCAGCCGCTTTGGATGTAGACTGTTTATTTTTTGTCGAACAAGACCCTTCTCTTCTTTAAAGTTAGAACCGTTATTTTCCAATTCCTCTTTTTTTAAAACCGCTTCCTTGTACCCAACCACAGAGTTCAAAATGTTTGTTTCTAGTTTTTTATTGTTATCTAACATATCTTATTTCCTATCAATTAAAGTTGAGTTGTTCGATTTGGTTGAATCCTTTACTTTTCATGGAGCCGTAACATTTGTTTTTAATTTACGACGGATGTTCGAACGTTTTAAAATTTTCCGTGCAGTATAATAACCATTCAAATAGGTTGGTTGGAACCCACCCATACTGGTCCAACTGCTGGCAGAATAAAGTCCATCAATTGCATCCAAAGATTCACGAAACAAATGCCCATCTTGTAACATTTGTTTGAAACCATATATGGCCCCACCCGGTGTATTCAGATAACGCATCATCGTCATTGGTGTGGCAACTTCTGCCTTTTCAATATGTGCTCTAATTTTAGGATATGCTTTTTCAACAAGATCAATTAGTTTACCACCAAACTCGTACTTTGTGGAAATATATTGTTCAGGAAGTATATCCTTCCAAGCCTCCCCATATTGTAAGGCCACAAGAGTGACTACCGATTTCCCTTTTGGAGCAAGTTCCAAATCAATAAAATTATAACAAGTCACCATTCCCCAATCAGGAGCATCCAAAGTATACATACGGTCTTCATTGACCTCTGCATTAGAAGTTGTCATTACAAAGGTGGAAGCAGTTGTGAAGCCTAATTCTTCAGGAGGACAATCCAAACCCAAATAAAGGCATACGGCTGATACACCCATCCTTCTTGATTGGAAATCTTTTAAAACAGAAGGAGGCGTTTCTAAATCTAACATTTCATGGTAAGTGATAAGAGGACTTGCGTTTGATACCACAGCATCACAAGTGACAGTTTCTCCTGTTTCGAGAAGAACAGCTCGCACAGCTCCGTTCTCTGTGAGAATTTTTTCTGCGGCGCAATGGAAACGAACTTCCCCACCTGCTTCTTCAAAAGAATCAAGAAGTGCACTCGAAAGCATTTGGGAACCGCCTTTGATATGCCAAGGTTTATATACACAATAAAAATATACCATACCGATGAATTCAGCAAATACCAAGTCCGTTGTTGGTATCCCAACATAACTCCAATAAGGTGTGATGACACTAATGAGATCTTCATTTTTAAAAAATTCATTTAATACATCAGTTGTGGAACGAAGGCCGTAAGATGAAAAATTTGGACATTTTGTTCGAATTTTTTCTTGATCGTTAGATAACCTAACTCTCGGCAAAACAAAATAATATTCATTCACAACGGCTTCACTTAGAGTAAAAAAACGATCAATCGAATTCCCTTCTTCTGGAAAAAGACTCTTTAAATGGTTTTTTAATTCTTCCCAGTCGGCAGGCAATGTAACATCTAATTTTCCTGGCATCACAATACGATAGAGTTCTTCTTCCTGAACTAAATCTATTTTATCTAATACACCAAGTTCTTCAAAAACACGGCGCATAATGAATGGATTTGATTCTGTTCCCACCCCGCTGAGTTGGTGGAGGGCCACTTCAAATTCAAAATCTCCTCTCACAAAGGAGGTTGCGCACCCACCAGGGACGTTATGCCTCTCGAGTAACAATGTTTTTGAACCTTCTCGCTGCAATCGAGTGGCGGCCATTAAACCGGCGTTACCGGCACCAATTACAACAGTGTCATAATGAGACATTTTCCATTCTCCCCAGGGTAATCCTTATGAAGAACACCCAATCTTTACACTGTAAAGATTGCAATCTTTTTTCTTGTCCCGATTTTTTAAATCTCCACCCCTTTGCATCAAAGTTCACGTCACTTCTCTTTTAAAACCTTTACTGAAAAGAATTTACAACGGAAGCATTGGGGCCTACTAGGTTGTAATGGCCGGGAAAAAAGAGAAAATAGACAAACCTACCAGTTCCTACCATCACGGTGACCTTCGCCCTGCACTCATTTCTGCTGCGCGAAGTCTGTTACAAAACCAAGGGGCCGATGCCCTTTCCTTACGATCCATCGCTTCTGCCATAGGTGTCACACATATGGCCCCTTATGCTCACTTTAAGGGGAAACAAGAATTGCTACAGTCGGTAGCCGCATCGGGGTATGATGAACTGGCTGCGAATATGCTTGCTGCCCAAAAAAAACATCCGAAAGTCCAAGGTCGAATGATGGCCTATCATTACGGTGTGGAATACATCCATTTTGCAATCGCAAGTCCCAACCTTTACCGATTGATGATGAACCAAATTGATTTGGAAAAAAAAATGGGATCCGATCCACACGAAAGAGAAATATGGCTGAGTTCACAACGTCCCTTTCGTTTGTTGTTTGCTGCCTTTGCAAATGAAAAAGTTAGTAAAAAGTTAGCACATGCCAGAGCACTTGGAGCTTGGGCCACTGTACATGGAATTGCTTCTCTTGCCATTGATGGACATTTAGTCCTTCCGAAAGGAATGGATGTGATACAATTATTCAAAGCAACTGTTAGTTCCTCAGTGGATCTAGGATAAAAAAACTATGACAAAAAGTAAATTATTAGAAATGCATAACGTCGGAATCGTTGTGGAATCACTCGGTAGCGCCATTTCTTTTTTTCAAGAAATTGGACTAACACTGGAAGGAAGAATGGTCGTTGCAGGTGCATGGGCAGGGCAAGTCACAGGACTCAAGAATCAGGAAGTAGAGATTGCAATGATGGTAACCCCAGACGGACACACTCGCATAGAACTTTCTCAATTTATATCACCAAAAACGATCGCTGACCACAGA
Protein-coding regions in this window:
- a CDS encoding FAD-binding oxidoreductase translates to MLDNNKKLETNILNSVVGYKEAVLKKEELENNGSNFKEEKGLVRQKINSLHPKRLNLRVEEIRVDTVSTKTLKMVSVDGKKLPPFQAGQYINLFVSLSGVLTARPYSISSSPNDLNSYELTIKRAEGGFVSPYLLDDVKVGQEFESSGPMGSFHHNPLFHGFDLVFLAGGSGIAPAMSMLKSFLASDKNFRFHIIYSNSYEDDVIFIDELRNLASVHQNFILTEFLSREVGQNFKGYRGRLDFTTLQTLLQNAPSKMYYVCGPTPFNEHVGKLLSELGVKSGRILIESNGPPPRPDIMEGWPNSILLTKEVKVKVGDHQTFQAKVGEPLLNSLERNGYFTENACRSGECSLCRVKLKSGEVFSPPEAKIRKSDKKFGWIHSCVAFPVTDIEIQL
- a CDS encoding TetR/AcrR family transcriptional regulator encodes the protein MAGKKEKIDKPTSSYHHGDLRPALISAARSLLQNQGADALSLRSIASAIGVTHMAPYAHFKGKQELLQSVAASGYDELAANMLAAQKKHPKVQGRMMAYHYGVEYIHFAIASPNLYRLMMNQIDLEKKMGSDPHEREIWLSSQRPFRLLFAAFANEKVSKKLAHARALGAWATVHGIASLAIDGHLVLPKGMDVIQLFKATVSSSVDLG
- a CDS encoding VOC family protein, giving the protein MTKSKLLEMHNVGIVVESLGSAISFFQEIGLTLEGRMVVAGAWAGQVTGLKNQEVEIAMMVTPDGHTRIELSQFISPKTIADHRTAPVNSLGYLRIMFRVDNLDELLSRLEKHGATVVGDVVIFENIYKLCYIRGVEGILIGLAEQIGTQTATDILEN
- a CDS encoding phytoene desaturase family protein, whose product is MSHYDTVVIGAGNAGLMAATRLQREGSKTLLLERHNVPGGCATSFVRGDFEFEVALHQLSGVGTESNPFIMRRVFEELGVLDKIDLVQEEELYRIVMPGKLDVTLPADWEELKNHLKSLFPEEGNSIDRFFTLSEAVVNEYYFVLPRVRLSNDQEKIRTKCPNFSSYGLRSTTDVLNEFFKNEDLISVITPYWSYVGIPTTDLVFAEFIGMVYFYCVYKPWHIKGGSQMLSSALLDSFEEAGGEVRFHCAAEKILTENGAVRAVLLETGETVTCDAVVSNASPLITYHEMLDLETPPSVLKDFQSRRMGVSAVCLYLGLDCPPEELGFTTASTFVMTTSNAEVNEDRMYTLDAPDWGMVTCYNFIDLELAPKGKSVVTLVALQYGEAWKDILPEQYISTKYEFGGKLIDLVEKAYPKIRAHIEKAEVATPMTMMRYLNTPGGAIYGFKQMLQDGHLFRESLDAIDGLYSASSWTSMGGFQPTYLNGYYTARKILKRSNIRRKLKTNVTAP